The genomic region AATGGCGCCGAAGGCCAGGCCAAGCTGCGTGACTGGGAGACCTCTCTCCTGGAGGGAATAGCGCCAGCGCCCAAGGCCGGGCCCAGCTGCACAGCAGGAGAGGAGCCGGCCtactgctgcagtgcccatctgagccgcccccaagccctgctcctgagcgtgtgtgggggggcacccagtgcaggtgttgtccccaagATGCATATGGGTTTAAAGGTCAATATTATCAAGTAGGCTCTTCAAGCTTAGAACTCAGAGTAAACTAAAAACTTCCTTTTACCTTGGAGTATTTGCCCAGCAGCCAGCCCTTTTGTCTGCTCCATGTGAAACTGACAGCCATCAAGATGAAGCCCAGATGTGAGAGCTCCTTCCTCCAAATGCAATCAGCCAAAATTGACCCCACTCCTGCCTGTCTTTTTCTCACtgaagaaaacttttaaaaaccaagtgTGGGGTTTGTGCAGAAGACTTGAAACAAGACTCATTTCTCCACACCAATCATATGCAAAGATTCAGTTTCTAAAGTATTACCATCTGTCACATGGATCTGGCTACTAAGTCGTTCTCTTTCTAAACGCTGCATGTTCAAATGACTTTCCTTTCTCTTTAATTCCAGTTGGAGGCCATCAGACTGAGACTGCAATTCCTACGAGAGAATAAAACACATTGTATGGTGAACAACTGAATCATTTTAATTAGTGACATCAATATATTTTGATGGATATAGTTAGGCTAATTTATTGTGATATCTCATTCTGTCATTATACAAAGCCTCCTTTAGTACAGGAATGATCTGAATTATTGATTAGTGAGTAATCCAGGTAGCCATTTGGGTGGACAGTTGACCCAAACCTACTTGCAAAGTGAGCGGAGAGTGTGAAATTGATATCTATTCAGAATCTTTGAAAAGTGAGACAAGAAACATCGAAAGGATACAGGCTTGAATTTTAAAAGATGAATTATTGGACTGTGGAGTATTTGTTACACCATTATTTTTAACACATGCATGGCCCTGACAGtaacagcccaggctagccccaactcatcagctcttggaatcagaggctcattctgcacatgcagaataatgcactttcaaactgctttcagtgctctttgaagctgtgcggaatggcaaaatccacttgcaaacagttgtgaaagtggtttgaaaatgcattattttgcgtgtgcggaaggggcctaagcaagGTTAGCCCTTCTCAGCTTTTGCATGGGagtccaaggaatgccagggatgctacacaggggcaggcaatggtaaaccacctctgaacatttcttgccttgaaaatcctgtggggtcacTAAAAGTTGGCGGAGACTTGAAAGCAGAAACCCTTCAACAAAGGACAAGCATGCATGCATGTTATAAACACATATTTACCCGTAGCTTCTGCAGCCTGTGCTCCATTTCAGATGTAACCTGGGGATGAAGACTGGCAGCTTTTTTAGTTTGTTCATGAGTAAATAGCAAGTTAAGGCAAAATAGATGGTCAGAAATTCATGGTAGCATTTATCATGTCAGCAGTTTCTAAATTAAACTTTATAAGCAGCCAATAGTATTTCATTTTACTTCTATAATCATACATATCATATTCCATTAttctttccattatttttttcattcctATTATTTTTAGCTGACAGATTTTTAAACTCATAATATATAGCTTTGTATAGGAAAGTCACTTGGGAAAGGCTTGAagctcttctgagcaccattcccCAACATTATTCCTGTCCTGTGATTCAGGAAGTGAAAAAGGCTATCACATAATAGGGAATGCAGGTGGCTGAGGGTGCTCATAGCACAGAGGTTCTAACCACCCTGTCTCTTGTAACACTAGAGTTCAACTTGAAGTGTGCTTTTAGTATAAGGAGACATTTATCTTTTAACATTAAGCCTAATAAAGAATTCTGGAGAACCTGAAAGCTTGCAAGCTGTTTTGTGACATAAGTCTGACTTGCAAGCATTTTTCCTCACTCCAGATGCTCAAGGACTGGCTCTTCTGATTGATGAGGATTATGAATGTGGCTCTCAGTTTGTCATGGAGTGGTATAGGATATAGAAAATTGGCTTCCAGCTCAAGAAAGTAAACTTGCCGTTGGAGGCTCTTGATGTATTCAAATTCTGCACTTGAAGATTTATTCTCCATGactgaaacaaaacaagacaCTGAGGTGTTATTATTGTTATCTAGCCATGCTATAGAATACTGGTGATGGATAAAAATCTGCATTTTACACAGTCACATTTTGTATTCAGTGTTCCATGTGAGTTGTGATATATGGCATGCACCACTCGTATGTGTCTGTTTCTGCCTTCATTCCCTTTCCCCATTCAATGGGAAAGTATTCATGAGAAAAAGAACTGGATCGATTCTTCCAAATCCTTATCACACAGTAGGAACCAAATTCTTATTCCCTGATGATATTGTATActtaaatgtaaatatatttgaCAGGGTATTTAGGCAGATCACAGTTACAGTTATAGGCACAGATagcatttccaaatatttttgaaCTATTCTCCCAAATGCTACCTTGTTCTGTAATGAAATAAAACTATAACTCTAATCATCATCTACTTAAATTGAGGTATCTGTATGGAATCTGATTTTGTTCTTTCAAGTTAATATAGACAGTCCAAATATTTAATATGTACGTAGTATATGAAGACTTGCTAGCAATGAGAAAGGAAGAATATTACATATCTAttatgcaatcctaagcagagttacacgcttctaaatctattgaagtattagaagagtataactcggCTTTGGACTGTACCACAAGTGATACACGAGCACAATATAATCCTCTTGCAGTCTTTATATATGTCTATTCAGAGGCAAGTTCAGCCCTATTGAATGGTGACTCCTGCTATGCGTATCAATCAGATTGCAGCCTTAGATTCAATCTGTAGATATGTGCTGTGCGCCTTGAAGTTAAGTTCTACTAGAACCAATGAATATTACTGCCATGTAATGGCTGCACATGCAAACACTCAGATGTCACATGTCCAAATTGCTGGTTTTAATTTCCGTTGAAACGATGGCACTCATCATAATAAAGGATTTTGTAAAATGTTGACTTAAGCATATATATGTGCTTGTGTGTGCACGTGTAGGGCTTTGCTAAACAGCCCTGTTAATTTTTTAATGATTCCAAAGCTGGCAATGAAGCAGAATAGAGAACCAAGGGTTAAAATCTGAATGAAGTCAACACAGAGACTAAACAAGCAGAGCTGCATTATATATAAGGCGGCCTTTGTATGActcattaaaatatttgaaaggcaGGCAACAAGAGGTTTACTTTAATGCATTACTTAGTTGAATACCTTATTGAAAAGGCACACTGAATTAGTGGTTGTTTTGGCAAGCAGTTTCCAGCACCACCTGGTCTCTTTATTGCTATGAATTTCCTCACCTCATAAAAGCCAACTGAAATTACTGTGACACCAACTACtcaaattaattttaataaacaccaaaacagaagtaaaataagGTACAACTCCTAATGTTATACCTGTCCACATAAAACATTTCCCTCTAAGGTAGAGGTGGTAGAACCtcccagcaaacacacacacacaggctaagTGAAAAGTATTAATACTACTCGGCAGCATACGCAGAAAGATTAACTAATTTTTATTTACAATGTTcaatttaaagttttaaaaacagcattttaaatgaaaaaaatgatatttACTTCTAAAAAATAACCATAGTAAGCCGCtcttttaaaaccctttttaaaactctttttaaaaaatatttaatacaaaTTCTCAATTTAGACAAATTTGTTAAAGCATAGTTTCTATCCCGCATTTCCTGCAAGATGGGACTCTCCTATTTACCCTCACAACCATCCTAGAAAAATAGGGTAGATTGTAAACAGAGTTACAACTTTTTgaatctat from Sphaerodactylus townsendi isolate TG3544 linkage group LG01, MPM_Stown_v2.3, whole genome shotgun sequence harbors:
- the LOC125436922 gene encoding centromere-associated protein E-like — translated: MENKSSSAEFEYIKSLQRQVYFLELEANFLHEQTKKAASLHPQVTSEMEHRLQKLRELQSQSDGLQLELKRKESHLNMQRLERERLSSQIHVTDEHYSKEKQTLLEEIMQLKRQKARKDQHISSKEMEILHVKQELEQQKMNLSNSEKAILVLQAKVS